The Orcinus orca chromosome 12, mOrcOrc1.1, whole genome shotgun sequence genome includes the window ACTTCACCTCTCTTTCTCATACATGTTGTGGCCCAACGCAAGGAAAAACTGGTTCAGCTTCACGTTACTCGTCGTCTCCATACCGAAAGCTGCAGAAATTGCGCTTTAAATTCCAAGACAATTTGGCTAAAGCcctcaaaataaaaaatgcctCCACCTCCGCGGCTATCACCTTGCCCACACTCTTGGTTGTGATTCTCTGTGCCGTGGTGGTGGATCAGGCGGGCCATATAATCTGTACCAGAACCATTCCAGCCAGGGCAAGGCTTTAGAAACTGTCTCTTAAAAAGCAATCTGTCAAAATATATCATCATTTTCTCCCAGTACATCTGTTTCAACAGCCCCATTAGCTAAAGTGACCCTGTTAAAGATCGATCCATGGAACGAACAGGTGAAGTCATTTCCTGAGCTAAAAGATAcagataataaatgttaataatagcagcagacaaaacatttttttgttgcttgtttttCAGATTCAACAGTATTAGTAAAATAAGTTTACAAAATTACAacgattaaaagaaaaagattcctgCCTCGAGAAAACATGAATAAAGAACATCTAAGGCCTGATTGCTATTATCTTGAATACATATTCAATTATTTTCAGCAAGTTACATTCGGCCACTGTCAGACAACTTCTTGATGCATGGCAAAGTGTCAACTGCAATGGTTTACATACATCTTGCATCACACATATTACTTCTTCAAACTGCCAACAGAATGAAGTCTTAAACACAAAGTTAATTCCAATAACATCTGTAAaggtggaaggggaaaaaaaaaaaaaaaaagacttgctttCAAAGTACTTCTGGTCGACCTCATTAAAATGTAACCCTCACAGAGTCTGTTAGCTCtccaggagctggggctgggatGGATCACTTCTTTCCAGGATAAAGAACATTTGAAAGTAACGTAGCTGCTATGACATGAGTTTTCCAAACGTGGCCTCAACCTGAAGCAGAGCACTGACGAACTCTCAAGGCCGCACACCACTGCCGCACCAGGACTTCTTAGATCATTCCACAATGACAGGGAATTTGggatagtttttaattttactgaaattaaaactgaatgACATAACTAACAACTAGGACAAATCTTTAGCCAGAGATATCAGTTCCTCCCGAAAAAGAATATGTACCTCCTCTCATTGCAATTTTTCTTAAGGTAACTTATGATTTAAAACAGAGTTTAAAATTCaccttaaaaacagaaacaaacaaaaggattAGTTAAACTgacaaaaactgataaaaatatgCTGAAATTTACTGACAGAATCATGGGCACTTCATACAATACTTAGACTCTACcagttttaagtaaaataaataaggaaaaaaattataattacaaaGCCAGTCTTTCCCCTTGGGGAAACAAAAAGCCACTTTTGACCAACTGTTCCCTAGATATACATATACTGTATATTATTATAAGCTTCTTCAGAGAAGCAAACGTATTTGTCTTCCTGACACTGGATTCTAGTATCTGTTAGTTTCTTTACATCAGGAAGGCAACTGCAAGTGTTGGGCCCAAAAGTATTTCTGGTTTACGCTTGAAAAGACCACCCAGTATTGCTTCTCGATGTGTTCAACCAGGCAAATGTATGCAGTGTGTTCAACATCATCTCCTGCAATTGTCAGTACAACCTCACAGATTCCTCTTCTTTCTACTGCACCCCCAAGGAGTTCAATCATTACTGGTGCAATTAATGAAGAGAAAATGCATGTCAATTACTGGAAGGCTGTTTTACAAGAGGAGCTGGTATCTCTGATTTCACTGCCTCGTTGTATGGAACTGTGCAGACAGCATGATACCTGAGCAAATCAATCAACTACCACGGTAGGAAGAGCGTGTTAATCCAGTCTTTGCTTTACTGTGTGCAAAGTGTGCTACTGCCCCCTGAGCTTcctgcatttctcttttcttggaAAACTGGTGCTTGATCCTTTCCCAAATAACCAGAGAAGAAATGAGGCAGAAGGTCTCTCTTCATCGTGGTTCCCTCAGTCCCGGGACTAATAGAAAAGGATGTAGCCAGACTCAGAGTTCTTTGAGATATCTGACGTCAACCCGTAGAATTCTTCGATAGCTTGTGCATCTATTTTTTCTACAATGTCGTCatcaaacaacaaccaaaaatcaTGACTCTTAACTATTGCAATATAATGGCCTCGATTGGGACCACTTCCACAGTGAACCACGACGGCCACGAGGTCGTACATTCTGTCAGGATTGGTTGCATCGCCTGAAGTGTTAAATAGACGAAGTTCTAAGGGAAAAACGACCCGGTAAGAAAGTTTTGTGTATCGATGAAGTTGATCCATGTATTTAAATCTTTTCAGATGCAGAGCTAGAATCATGGGCAGCTTTTTAACTTTCATCCGTTTATGTGCTTCCTGTTTGCTGCGGCACTCTTCACAGTAGTATTTGTATTCACTGCATAGAGTTTCTGTGTTGCTAAAACCCCTTAAGCAGTGAGTAATGGATGTGTTTTGTTCCACGTCAACAGAAAGGTCTAAAAAATCTTCATCTTTGCTGCTTATAGTTTCACAAGTAAGACATCTGGTTTCATTAGTTAATGTTCCCTGAAAAATCTCATGAACCCACGTTGGGTCTGGTGTGCTGTTGTTATTTTCACTGTCAATATTACCGTTGGGCAAACGACCATTTTGcttttcctgctttctctcttcttgtAAGATATCGGCAATCGTGTTTAGTAGGTAATTTAAGAATTCATGGGCATCTTGCTGCATGTAGTTGTCAAAAAGCTCATTTTCTTTCCGTAATCTTGTTATGAACTTCTTAGGAGGTATGACTCCAACCTTTTTCTTCTGGGTAGCGATGCTGTGGAAGAGGTCTGCTAAGCACGTAAGAAGACTCTCCTTCTTCCTAGGTTGACTCTTGTACGCGAGAACTTTTTCCCGAAATGGACGACAAAAATAAAGTGCTTGAAGAACTGAATTGCAGTAGCAAGTATTCCCAAAATTGACTAATCCAAAATAGTGCTCATTGACTGGAAACTGTTCTGGACCAATCTCTTTCTCTAATGCCGAGGCATTGGCGCCCATGGTACAGATGGAGGCGAATTTGGAGACTGTCATTAGGATTTCCATCCGCCCAGCGCCATCTTCCACCCAATcacagcggcggcggcggcggcggcgggcgggggaggagggcagCCGGGCCGCCCGCTCGCACCGCAGCCAGCGGGCGGACCCCGAGCTGCCGCGGACCCACGCACCGACCCTGCTCAGCCGCAGCTGCCGTCGTCGCCGCCGGCGCTCCGGCACTCCCTGCCGCGggccccagcccccgcctgccggCTGCCCGCCCGCCCCCGGCTCCTCCCCGGCGCAGGGCGCAGCCGCTGCCTCGCGGCCCGCGCCTGCCCGCGAAGCCGCCCGCCGCACACCCCGCCCAGCGCGCTGGGGCTGTGGATAGGTTTCttaaatccttaaaaatattttgtttccctttttaacATCTGTAGTATTAATCAGATATAAAGTTTTTtgagattattaaaaattttaggattCATGTTACCATTAATAAAACCTCATCATCTCTGTTGTGAAGCCTACCTCTCCACAAACTCCCTCAGATAGATTTCAAGCCTCTCGTTTGCAATActtttttcattcctcttttctAGTACTTCCAACTGCATCATGTGGCATAACCTTCTATTACCGTACATGGTTCCTCATGTATGGAACTTACTCATCTTTGACCCACTGGACTTAACTCAGTGCTAGGCATACAgtgtgtgtttaataaatgtttgaagaaTAAACCACTAATGTGGGGAGAGAATATGAGAGTATTGCATTAACACAAAATAaattgaatgaaattaaaatcatatttttataccaatataatataaaagaaatattacagAAATTGACCAAATa containing:
- the LOC117199382 gene encoding ubiquitin carboxyl-terminal hydrolase 12-like; translation: MEILMTVSKFASICTMGANASALEKEIGPEQFPVNEHYFGLVNFGNTCYCNSVLQALYFCRPFREKVLAYKSQPRKKESLLTCLADLFHSIATQKKKVGVIPPKKFITRLRKENELFDNYMQQDAHEFLNYLLNTIADILQEERKQEKQNGRLPNGNIDSENNNSTPDPTWVHEIFQGTLTNETRCLTCETISSKDEDFLDLSVDVEQNTSITHCLRGFSNTETLCSEYKYYCEECRSKQEAHKRMKVKKLPMILALHLKRFKYMDQLHRYTKLSYRVVFPLELRLFNTSGDATNPDRMYDLVAVVVHCGSGPNRGHYIAIVKSHDFWLLFDDDIVEKIDAQAIEEFYGLTSDISKNSESGYILFY